A single genomic interval of Helianthus annuus cultivar XRQ/B chromosome 13, HanXRQr2.0-SUNRISE, whole genome shotgun sequence harbors:
- the LOC110902120 gene encoding meiosis-specific nuclear structural protein 1-like, with translation MHKEWAAFKASKKKATEDEVQAAQLRAKLEADQAKYENDRKTEEWSVAGWKRKAEAEAALLSKERKNWKEICEKDNAEKMGLRIVINNLKAEVEKLKKQDAEIEKLKREKADAEAARDEARPHRERKQLKAEVESAKKDLELARTEKTEASRRLAETEEKLENSETARATAESELEPLKSDMLWLKERGIASVAELVLNSEELDKSVARLLVAARNDGYAQGYAECSHHVVNALKVDWDTRKYATHGVNTDAALTAAETDFNNLQLPVMDLINVALQSEDHVAQLREIFPDGENEDEDLA, from the exons ATGCACAAAGAGTGGGCTGCTTTTAAGGCATCCAAGAAGAAAGCTACTGAGGATGAGGTCCAAGCTGCCCAGTTGAGGGCTAAACTTGAAGCTGATCAGGCCAAGTATGAGAATGATCGGAAGACTGAGGAATGGTCAGTTGCGGGTTGGAAGAGAAAGGCGGAAGCCGAAGCTGCTCTTCTTTCCAAAGAGCGTAAAAATTGGAAAGAGATCTGTGAGAAGGATAATGCCGAGAAGATGGGTCTCCGTATTGTTATCAATAATCTCAAGGCTGAGGTTGAGAAGTTGAAGAAACAAGATGCGGAGATCGAGAAATTGAAGAGGGAAAAGGCCGACGCAGAAGCTGCGCGGGATGAAGCACGCCCTCATAGGGAAAGGA AACAACTTAAGGCGGAAGTTGAGTCTGCCAAGAAAGACCTGGAGCTTGCGCGTACTGAGAAGACCGAAGCTTCTCGCCGTCTTGCTGAGACCGAAGAGAAGTTAGAAAACTCTGAAACTGCGCGGGCGACGGCGGAGAGTGAGCTTGAACCGCTAAAGAGCGACATGTTATGGCTGAAAGAACGCGGGATCGCGAGT GTTGCTGAATTAGTTCTGAATTCTGAGGAGCTAGATAAATCGGTTGCGCGTTTGTTGGTTGCAGCGCGAAATGATGGATATGCCCAAGGGTATGCTGAATGTTCACACCATGTGGTTAACGCTTTGAAGGTTGACTGGGACACTAGGAAGTACGCTACCCATGGTGTTAATACAGATGCTGCCCTTACTGCTGCGGAGACAGATTTTAATAACTTACAGCTCCCGGTTATGGATCTGATCAATGTTGCATTGCAATCAGAGGACCATGTGGCGCAACTGAGAGAAATCTTCCCAGATGGAGAAAATGAAGATGAAGACCTAGCGTAG
- the LOC110902121 gene encoding putative nuclease HARBI1: protein MASNPWWPSSSDDEEEMFFANAVLRAGQILIEEEEEDEEEEEEIGENVITRRIRINRDRQGAHEKLVNDYFSDEPLYNADIFRRRFRMSRRLFTRIANDLAGLDPFFTQRPDARNYEGFTTLQKCTAAIRQLAYGTVADALDEYLQMSARTTRECLYRFCHNVVKLYSKKYLRKPNAYDVQQLYQAHEARHGFPGMLGSIDCMHWGWHNCPTAWRGQYTRGDHGYPTVILEAVASQDLWIWHSFFGLPGSLNDLNVLYQSAIFTDVVNGTGPDTSFTVSGVEYRRGYYLADGIYPSWSTIVKTIPYPEDEKRKKFAKRQEAARKDIERAFGVLRKKWAIVAQRARAFTPKRLRLCMYACILLHNMIIEDEGRAICEYDENASWGNTVPVDPPQQDLNSFSLTNDFTHANLQQDLVEHIWNNVNIVEGDGAEDEDEDE from the exons ATGGCTTCTAATCCTTGGTGGCCCTCGTCTTCGGATGACGAAGAGGAGATGTTTTTCGCAAACGCTGTTCTACGGGCGGGACAGATTTTAatcgaagaggaagaggaagacgaagaggaagaggaagaaattGGTGAAAATGTTATTACCAGACGAATACGCATTAACAGAGACCGCCAAG GAGCGCACGAGAAATTGGTGAACGATTACTTTTCGGATGAGCCACTTTACAACGCCGACATTTTTAGACGCAGGTTCCGAATGAGTCGCCGCTTATTCACAAGGATTGCCAATGATTTGGCGGGCCTAGACCCGTTTTTCACGCAACGTCCTGATGCTCGAAATTATGAAGGGTTTACAACGTTACAAAAGTGTACTGCGGCCATTCGACAACTGGCGTACGGGACAGTGGCCGACGCTTTGGACGAGTACTTACAGATGTCGGCAAGAACTACGCGGGAATGTTTGTATCGGTTTTGTCATAATGTGGTGAAACTGTATAGCAAAAAATATTTGCGGAAACCAAACGCGTATGATGTTCAACAGTTGTACCAAGCGCATGAAGCAAGGCACGGGTTTCCGGGAATGCTTGGTAGCATTGACTGTATGCATTGGGGGTGGCATAATTGCCCGACTGCGTGGCGCGGCCAATATACGCGAGGTGATCACGGCTATCCAACTGTGATACTTGAAGCTGTGGCATCACAAGATTTGTGGATATGGCATTCTTTCTTTGGTCTCCCTGGTTCACTCAACGACCTCAACGTGTTATACCAATCGGCCATCTTTACCGATGTCGTTAATGGAACGGGACCGGACACAAGTTTTACAGTTTCTGGGGTTGAGTATAGACGTGGGTATTATCTTGCTGACGGGATATATCCGTCTTGGTCTACAATTGTGAAGACTATTCCGTATCCCGAGGACGAAAAACGGAAAAAATTTGCCAAGCGTCAAGAAGCTGCAAGAAAAGACATCGAACGCGCTTTTGGTGTCTTACGAAAAAAATGGGCCATCGTTGCACAACGGGCACGTGCGTTCACCCCAAAAAGGCTGCGTCTTTGTATGTACGCTTGCATTTTGCTCCATAACATGATTATTGAAGACGAAGGTCGGGCGATTTGTGAGTATGATGAGAATGCATCTTGGGGGAACACTGTCCCGGTTGATCCCCCACaacaggatttaaactcgttcTCGCTAACAAACGACTTCACGCATGCAAACCTTCAACAAGATTTGGTAGAACATATTTGGAACAACGTTAACATTGTGGAGGGTGACGGAGCCGAAGACGAAGACGAAGACGAGTAG